The genomic interval ACCACACGGTCGCCGGATTTGATCGTTCCGTTGACAAGCACTTTGCTGGAATCGATTTGCAAGATTTCGACGTCGCTACGCTGGACGATGAACTCTCCTGCTTCGCTCTCGACGACGACGAACAGAGACCACAACCCCTTGACCCCTCGCGTCAAAGCAGACACGGGCAACCAATATCCGGTTTGCTCAACGGTCTGCGAAAGATTCAGCTGAACGATCTCCCCGATCGCGCCAACTTGTTTGGCAATCTCCGTTCTTGCACTGATCGAGTCACGCTTGTCGGCTTGCTCACAGTCCAAGATGACCGTTCGCGTGCGTGTTTCTGTATCCAACTCCGGCAAGATCGCGACCAAACGAGCGGAGACTTCTTTGCCGCCCACGGACAACGAATAAACTTGATCCAATTCCATACCGTCGCAAATCTCCGGGGGCACTCCCACCCAAGCTTCATAGGGAGCGGACTCGATGATCTTCATCACCACGACGCCTGGCTGAACAATCGCTCCTTCGTCGACCATCCTCATCGAAACAAAACCATCGTAAGGGGCAATCAAGCTGCTTTCCTGGATTTCGACGGCCACGGCTTGCAAACTTGCATCCAATCGACTCACCTCCGCTCTCTGTGCTGCGATCTTCTCCTTGCGCGTTCCTTCCTTGAGCTCGGACACTACGTGTTGCTGCAGCATGATTCTTGCCTCGGCAGCAGCAAGCTCATGCCTCGCATCATCAATGTCTTGCATGGAAATCGCATCAGATCCAGCCAAACGCTGACGCCGATTGAAAGTGTTCTGCAGTTGATCTCGCATCGCCTGCAGTTCTCGCAGTCGCGAGCCGGCCGCATCCAAGGTTTGCTGCCTGGGACCGGCAATCAATTCATCTAGTAACGCTACCGCAGATTCTCGCTCCGCCCGTAAGATCGCGACCTGGGACTGCAATGCAGCAGTATCCAACCGGGCCAGGACATCTCCCCGCACCACTCGATCTCCGTGATCAACCGAAAGGCTCTCCACACGTCCGATGCGTTTGAATCCAAGACCGCTGGCCCGCTTTGCGACCAATGTCCCGGTGAAGCTACGAGGCACGACCGATTGCGTTTGCTGCGTTAGCACCATGGTCGCTACGTAGTTGGGTGCTAAGTTATCGCTCGCATCCAGAGGGTTGCTCGCTGCGGTACCGCAAACATTCCAGGCAAACAAAACCGCAAGAACGATCGGATGCACGTGATGACTAAACCTACAGCGAAGACATAACCGATCATCGGCGATTGCTTGATCGTACTGATTTCCTATCATCAGAATCGACTCCATAGTATGGCCTCTGCAACGATCTCAGATCGCACGCGGCGTTGGTGTTTCAAATGGTTGAGATAGCCCATGGTTTGCGTCAGCAACGCCGGCCTTTGACTTGGTTCGATCGGTCGTCGAAATACCGTGGGCAAGCATTCGATGGCCGTTTGCGGACGGATGAGTGTCTGGATCAAACGTTCCAACACAGCATTTTGATTGGCGAGCATCTGCTCACAGCGTTTGGAGATGCCCAGAAATGGAACATTGTGCCCGGGCAGGCATTTGGTTTCGGGCTGGGCAATGCGACCGAATCGATGGCAGCTATCGATCCAGTCACCCAGAGGGTCCAGTCCACTCTCACACGCGTGCACGCAAAGATTCGGCGAGATGCCGTTTAGAATCTGATCGCCGACGATCGCAATTTGATCGTCGGACCACAAAGTGACGTGATCTGTCGCGTGTCCACCGCCAAAGATAACCTTCCAAGCACGTTGACCGATCAAGAGCGTGCTGTTGTCCTCGATCGTTGCCAATTGAGAGGGCAGCGGCGACACGAGCTTTGCAAACTGGTGACGCGGTCGTCTCGCGAAGGCTTCCAGTTCAAGCGGCGGGAGACCTGCTGCTCGCTGCATTTCCAATTGGGCCTTCCCTGGATACGGTGGATCGGAAAGCAATCGCTGCGCACTTTTCCAGCATGTTTCCGATGCCATGATCTGGCAACCTTTTCGAGAAAGCCATCCGGCCAATCCAATGTGGTCAGGATGATGATGAGTCACCAGCACACGAGCGAGTGGTTTGGCTGAGAACGCGGGGTTGCTCAATACACGGTCAATCGCCGCGCGACACTCGTCTGTATCGGTTCCGGTATCAATCAGCGTCCATCGATCGCCATCATCCAGCAGATAGACGTTGACATGCTGTAGGCTGCCACCGAGTGGTAGCTGTATCCACCAGATGCCCGCCACGATCTCGATCGGCAGAGCTGGTGAAGCAATGGATCCCGCGATCGGCCGAATCCCAGTATCAGAAGACACGGAATCGCCATGTTCGTTACTTGCTGCAGGAAACGATGGGTTGCTAACGTGCATCGCGATCATGCCCCGGCTTGCTTGCATGGGGTCACGATCACTTTGCCCACGCGGCCACGCTGCTCAGCACGCTTCAACGCATCATTGATTTCAGTGATGTCAAAACAACTGTCCACACTCAATTTCAATTGGCCGTTGACGAGGTAATTACAAAGCGTGGAATAGAGTTCAGTACGTTCACCCAAATTCAAACGGTTCAATATCTTTGAAAGCCAGAAACCTCGTAGACTGATGTTTCGAAAGATCGTGTTCTCCGGAGTGATCAAACACGGTTCACCTGACAGCATTCCGTAGTTCACGATTGTTCCATGTTCTGAAAGAGCGGAGGCGAGATGATTGGTGCCCGCGCCCGCGATCGCGTCCAACGCGAGTCGAAGAGGTTGAGGACCGATCTCCGACTTGACCTGCTCGGCCAAGTCTACTCGATCAACAACAGTTGCCGTTCCACCAAAACGAAGTGCGTGTGTTGCGGATGCCCCTTCCCTGATGATGTTCAAAGTTCGGATGCCACTTGCATTGGCTAACTGCGAGACAGCTTGCCCGACGCTCCCTGTCGGAGCATTTTGAATCACCCAGCCATTCGGCTCCAGCTTCTCGAACTGTGTGAGCATGATGTGTGCCGTCGCGGGGTTCACCTTCAACATCGAGAGCTGAATCGGATCGATCTCGGACGGGACCTTGTGAACAGCGGAAGCGGGAACGGTGCGTTTTTCCGACCAATTGTTGTTGGCTAGCAGGATGACGCGGTCGCCCGGTTGTAGATCTTTGACCGAGCTACCGCACTGTTCCAATTCGCCCGCCGCTTCCATTCCGATCGTCGAAGGTAATTTCGGCAAGGAACCGTAACGCCCCGCCAACACGGCCATGTCGGCTACGTTGATGGGAAACGCGAGAATCTTGACGACGACCTCCCACGCGGCAGGTGCGGTTGGCTCAGGAACATCCACGCAACGCGCGACGACGGACGGCTGGCCGAAACTACTGAACTGTATCTGTTTCATGATGCGGTTGCGTAGCGAACTACATGACTCCCTTTGATTTAGGAGCTCGTGCTAGGTTTTCGACGATGCAATCGATCGTTTCGTCCATTTGCTGCTGTGTGTGATTGCAGTTGATAAAGAAGCGCAATCTCGATTTGTCGCGAGGCACGATCGGGTACAGCATCGGGAATGAACAGATTCCCGCATCAAAGAGCTGAATGGATAGCCAAAGCGCCAACTCCGAGTCTCGGGTCATAATCGGGACGACACCGGAGTCCTTGCTGTTATAGGTGTCCAAGCCGTTCTCTTTCGCTTTCGCGAGGAAGTAGTCCGCGTTGGCTCGCAGCCTTGCCACGCGTTCGGGCTCCGATTGCATGATTCGCAGCGATTCCAATCCGGCTGCCGTATTGGCCGGAGTCGGCGCGGCGCCATACAGTAGCACTCCAGGTGCGTAGTTCTTGAGGATCGCCACAAGCGGTTTGGGACCAGCAACATAGCCACCACATGTTCCGAACGCTTTACTCATCGATCCGTACAGAATGTCGATGTCACTGGCTTTGATCGGAAAGTAGTCTGTGACTCCCAAGCCACGTGGGCCGATAACGCCCATCGAATGAGCTTCGTCGACCATCAACAGAGCACGATGCTTCTTCTTGATCTCGATCAATCTCGGGACGTCGGGGATGTCACCGTCCATGCTGTAGACGCCTTCCACTAGGATCAGAACGCGTTCATGCTTTCCACGATGCTCTGTCAGCAATCGATCCAAAGCGTCGTAGTCGTTGTGGGGGAAACTGAGTCGTCGAGATGTTGTCATCTTGCATCCGACAAGGGCCGAGTTATGAATCAGCTCGTCGTAGATGATCAAATCCTGCGGTCGGCATAGATATCCAATGGTAAACGCATTGGTACTGTATCCACCGACGGAAACAACAGCGTCCTCGGTCCCCAACACTTTGCAGATCTCTTGCTCAAACTTCTGATGCAAGTCGACTTCGCCGGTAATCGAACGTCCCGATCCTGTGCTCGCGCCAAAGTCATCGATCGCTTGCTTGGCTGCCGCCTTGACGCGTGGATCGCATGCGAGTGCCAAATAGTTGTAGCTGGAGTAATTGATCAGCTCGCGTCCCGCCAACGTTACCGTTGCGTCGGAAGAACCCACATGAGCGAGAAACTGGTTCTTGGAGTACTTCTGTTTTGCGTAGTACCACTCCATCGTCGTGAACTCTTTGTACTCCGGGAACAAAGAGAAGTCATAGAACGCGGGTTGAATCGGAATTGACCTGGCTGTTATTGATTGATCCGAGAAGTCGGCATTAAGATTCATGCCTTGGCGGATTCGATCGAGGCTGGATTTAAAGTTCATGAAATGGGATTGCGTTTATAGGGCTACACGTACGGAGTTTTCTGAGAACACCTTGAAAGGGGAAATCAGCCGGCAGTCAGCTGGGATTGCCCCTGCAGATTCAGCTTCTTGGCCGATTGCGCCGCCAGGGACCGAATGGTCGTGTCACCGATCAACTCCAAAACGGAGACGGAGAGACCAAGCTGTGTATCGAGTAACATTTGGATCTCTGTCGCCATCAGAGAATCGACGCCCAATTGATCGATCGATTTGTCGATCGGAATCGCCGCTGGATCCGATTTCAAGACGCTGGCAATGATTTCCAACATCAACGCCCCGAGCAGCTCAACTTGGTCGGCCGGATCGAGTTTGGAAAGCTCCTCAATCAATGCCTGCTTGGTTGACGAATCTTTGTCAGTCGAGTCAGCCTCGATCAACTTTTGAAAACGAGGTGACGTGGAACCGCGTGTTTCAAATCTGGCCCAGTCCGCCCAACTCGTGATCATGGTCACACCGAACTGCGGAACCTTTCTCGAAAGTCCGATTCGCAGCAACTCCAACGCTTCTGACGACTGGATTCCTCGTAGTCCGGTATATCGAAGAAACTGTTCCAGCTTTTCATCGTTTGCGACAACGCCGACATCCGCGATGGCGCCCCAGTTGACACTCGTCCCAGGCAAACCCATTTGCTGTCTGAGGTGCGCCAATCCGTTGAGAAATCCGTTGGCAGCGCTGTAGGCCGATTGACGACTGTTACCCACAAGATTGGCGACCGAGGAATAGAGCACAAAATGATCAAGCTCAAGATCTCGAGTCAGCAGGTGCAGGTTCCATGCGCCCAATGCCTTGCTACGCATCACTTTGGTCAACGTTTCCAGGTCCATTTCCGCGATCGGCTGGTCCAGGATGACGGCTCCCGAGTGAAACACGCCTTTCAAAGCAGGCATGTTCGATGTAATTTGCTGAAGTACTCGCTCCACAGCCTGAAGGTCAGATGTGTCGCATGCCGCATGGACAACGTGAACTCCGAGCGAACTCAGCTCGTCAACGAATCGGCATCGGTCGTCCGTGTCCGCACCCGTTCGCCCCGTCAGCACGAGGTTTCGGGCACCGTGCTGAACGAGCCATTGGGCCGTCCTTCGCCCAAAACCGCCGAAACCACCAGTGACCAGATAGGTTGCATCTGGCGAAAAACTCAAATCGTCGACGGTGACCACAGGCAGGTCTCCGCCATCGGTTTCAAAGTGGAGGACCAGTTGCGCGTTGGTGTCCGCGAGCGGCAGCTTCTGCCATCCAAGATCCGCGATGGTGATCTCAAGGGAGGGAGCCGGAGCCAGTTCACCGGCCTCAAAACGTTTGATCACATTGCCAATTGCATTCGACATAGCGTCCCGTCGACGCATCAGCACACTCAGGTCGGTGCGTACGATCGAGTTCACTTGACTGGGCAACTCGACCGATCCAGAGACTGAATCGAGGTCCATGATCGTTCCGCCAGGTGCGATCATGTGAAAGCCATAGTATTCTTGCCAGTTCGCAAGCGGTGCAGCGAGCAAGTCAAAGCCTACTCCATCGGTTTGCTCTCGAACGGCCTGGGCGATCCCTTCGGGACAGTACGAATAGACCGAGACTCCTGGCACCAGTGTGGCATCCTGTCTGGCTTCATCTTGGCACAACATCGCCACTCTCATACCGCGTCGGGACAAAGCCATTGCAACGGTAAAACCGAGCGTGTCGGCAACCACTAATGCGAGCTGACCGCTTTGAGCGGCAGACGCCGTTGCGGCACACTCGGCCCGGACACCATGTTCGATGACAGTCAACAATCCTGCTGCATCGGTCGAAGCGTTTATTTGTTCAAGAAAGAACGAGCTTCTGTCTCCGATCCTGTGACTCACCAAGTCAGCCGGCGCGAAACCCGCTACTCTCATCCCAGGTGACAGATCACGTACGGCATCACCGACCGAAAGCACCGTCGCGACGACTTCTACCAAAGGTTGCGAGATGGAGTCAGCGGTCTGATTCTGCAAGAGATCTTCTGGGACCAGTGTCGTGTCGATCCGCAGTTGGATTGCTTCAGGCGAAAGACTCGGCAATTGACACGCTACGACCCGGGCCGTTCCAACACTTTCGCAGTCAGGACGCAACGGTCGGACCAGAACCGGGTGCTGTTCATCAAGTGGACAACGCTGTACGAGATCATCTGAGAGCACGGTGCTGTCCAGCAGTTCGCTATGAAGCCGAAAGCTGCCCCTCAAGGCGACTTCGTCATGCTCACTGTCGCAGAGCAACTCCAACGTGAGGTTGTCCAATACTGTTTCATCAACATGCTCAGGCAGGTCAATCGACGAGAACCGATGTCCCTCCAGTTCGTTGAATGCCACTCGTGTGAAACCGTTCAATGCAGATTGCGCGGGCTCAACAGATGAGTCCTGTTGATTGACCTCACAGGCATTCTGGGTCACCACATACGCTCTTGGCGGACGTTCGCTACAGTGAGTCAACATCGCTTGCGTGATGGTGACGATGACGCCAATCGCGACTTCACCCGTGGGATCCTCTGATTCAGTCTTGGATGACAACCCATGCAAAAAAGCGATTCCGTCCAAATCCCCTACGGACTCCATCAATTTCCCCGCGTCTTCACAAGAGTTCTGCCGCAGAATGTATCTGCGGCCATCCTGCCGAAAGGAATCACCGAATGCGACCGTGCCAGAAACCCTCGCACCGAAACGTTCCAGTTGATCAATGGTTGTTTGAGCGATCTCGTTTTCATCTCCCACGATCAACCAGTGCCCAAGACGCTTTGGCTCGGAGAGAGTTTCGCCATAGGTCCAGTCGTAACGTAGGACCTGTCGCTTGATTCGATCGCCGAATCGATCTCGGCGTTCACGCTTTGCAGCAGCCGTCAATTGCATTCCACGCAGAGCACCGACGACCGTCCCGTCTACGGTCATCAAGGTTAGATCGCACTCGATGCGGCGGTCATCTTGCGAAACCCGCTCGGCCAGACACGTCAACTCACCGGGGAGATTAGCCGCGTAAATACACAGTTCATCGAATCCGGTTGGCAGATACGTCGTATCCGATTCACCCAACATCAGCATCAAAGATTGAAAACAGGCGTCCAGCAGGGTCGGGTGCAATAGGTACTGGTTCAGATTGTGTTGCAGATCGCTGTTGACTTCGACGCGAGTGAAAACCATGTCACCGGATTCGCTACGACGAAGCTCTCGGATGGTTTGGAATGCGGGACCATAGCTCAAGCCGATCGAATCAAGGTCGCGATAGAACGCTTCGATATCCTGCGTAACGGGCGTGAGGTCCAGAAGACTCTCCCGGCTGTTTTGCCCGCACTGAAAATGCTCTATTCCAGAAAGCTTGGCGGTCACATGAACTTGCCCGGCACCCAGTCGCCCGTTTTCGAGACTTCGGATCGTCGCGGAACGGTTCATCGGTTCGTAGGTCGTGACACTATCGAGACCACGCTCCGCCGTAATGATCATCGGAGCGCTAATCAAGAGATCTCGAACTGCGAAACCCTTTGCGTCGGGATGTTTGATCGCTGCCAGTTCCAAGAGGGCTTCGATGTAGCCTGCTGCGGGCAAAATCGGCATCCCCGAGACGACGTGATCTCGAAGGTAAAGGACCGTTTCATGGTCGAAATCGTTTCGGTAGACCGGTGCCCCCGGCGCTTCTTGAATGCCCAAGATCGGGTGGTCAATCGGCGCAATGCGGTCTTGCTTGGCGCGATCGTTTTCCACCCAATGAAACTCACGCTGCCAAGCGTAGTTGGGCAGTCGAATCAACTCGCCCTCTGGATAGTACCGGAGCCAATCGATCTGACAGCCACTC from Stieleria varia carries:
- a CDS encoding efflux RND transporter periplasmic adaptor subunit encodes the protein MIGNQYDQAIADDRLCLRCRFSHHVHPIVLAVLFAWNVCGTAASNPLDASDNLAPNYVATMVLTQQTQSVVPRSFTGTLVAKRASGLGFKRIGRVESLSVDHGDRVVRGDVLARLDTAALQSQVAILRAERESAVALLDELIAGPRQQTLDAAGSRLRELQAMRDQLQNTFNRRQRLAGSDAISMQDIDDARHELAAAEARIMLQQHVVSELKEGTRKEKIAAQRAEVSRLDASLQAVAVEIQESSLIAPYDGFVSMRMVDEGAIVQPGVVVMKIIESAPYEAWVGVPPEICDGMELDQVYSLSVGGKEVSARLVAILPELDTETRTRTVILDCEQADKRDSISARTEIAKQVGAIGEIVQLNLSQTVEQTGYWLPVSALTRGVKGLWSLFVVVESEAGEFIVQRSDVEILQIDSSKVLVNGTIKSGDRVVTSGVQKLTEGQKVKLIEP
- a CDS encoding MBL fold metallo-hydrolase, whose product is MSSDTGIRPIAGSIASPALPIEIVAGIWWIQLPLGGSLQHVNVYLLDDGDRWTLIDTGTDTDECRAAIDRVLSNPAFSAKPLARVLVTHHHPDHIGLAGWLSRKGCQIMASETCWKSAQRLLSDPPYPGKAQLEMQRAAGLPPLELEAFARRPRHQFAKLVSPLPSQLATIEDNSTLLIGQRAWKVIFGGGHATDHVTLWSDDQIAIVGDQILNGISPNLCVHACESGLDPLGDWIDSCHRFGRIAQPETKCLPGHNVPFLGISKRCEQMLANQNAVLERLIQTLIRPQTAIECLPTVFRRPIEPSQRPALLTQTMGYLNHLKHQRRVRSEIVAEAILWSRF
- a CDS encoding MDR family NADPH-dependent oxidoreductase, whose translation is MKQIQFSSFGQPSVVARCVDVPEPTAPAAWEVVVKILAFPINVADMAVLAGRYGSLPKLPSTIGMEAAGELEQCGSSVKDLQPGDRVILLANNNWSEKRTVPASAVHKVPSEIDPIQLSMLKVNPATAHIMLTQFEKLEPNGWVIQNAPTGSVGQAVSQLANASGIRTLNIIREGASATHALRFGGTATVVDRVDLAEQVKSEIGPQPLRLALDAIAGAGTNHLASALSEHGTIVNYGMLSGEPCLITPENTIFRNISLRGFWLSKILNRLNLGERTELYSTLCNYLVNGQLKLSVDSCFDITEINDALKRAEQRGRVGKVIVTPCKQAGA
- a CDS encoding aminotransferase class I/II-fold pyridoxal phosphate-dependent enzyme, yielding MNFKSSLDRIRQGMNLNADFSDQSITARSIPIQPAFYDFSLFPEYKEFTTMEWYYAKQKYSKNQFLAHVGSSDATVTLAGRELINYSSYNYLALACDPRVKAAAKQAIDDFGASTGSGRSITGEVDLHQKFEQEICKVLGTEDAVVSVGGYSTNAFTIGYLCRPQDLIIYDELIHNSALVGCKMTTSRRLSFPHNDYDALDRLLTEHRGKHERVLILVEGVYSMDGDIPDVPRLIEIKKKHRALLMVDEAHSMGVIGPRGLGVTDYFPIKASDIDILYGSMSKAFGTCGGYVAGPKPLVAILKNYAPGVLLYGAAPTPANTAAGLESLRIMQSEPERVARLRANADYFLAKAKENGLDTYNSKDSGVVPIMTRDSELALWLSIQLFDAGICSFPMLYPIVPRDKSRLRFFINCNHTQQQMDETIDCIVENLARAPKSKGVM
- a CDS encoding type I polyketide synthase, whose translation is MSDKTRKPLAIVGMACRFPKGLESIEALWNALKNRFSAIDTVPPDRWTVDRYYSSNAIAKGKSYLRRGGFLTHDVQQFDAGFFGISPRDAENMDPQQRLLLEVVWEAFENSGMILPQYSGRKVGVYVGGFMLDHMITQMSASNRSAINQNTAAGMMMTMLSNRISHTFDFRGPSLSIDTACSSSLVAFHVACQDLWRGDGEMAIVGGSNVMLRPEYPMGMCKGAFLSRDGQCKSFDSRGDGYGRGEGAGIVLVKPLDQAIQDGDPILATVIATGINQDGRTPGISMPSGDAQRELIEDVCLRNQIDPASIHYVECHGTGTAIGDPTETKAIGAVYGRARREKNRGPVVVGSIKSNIGHLEAAAGVAGIIKATLTVLNQQATPLASLETPNPGIPADEWNVRLSDEMMSVGDEHGPLRVAVNSFGYGGSNAHVILEAAPPASDLPRSASSLVASPADTICKSMPHMLPISARSDAAVTALAGKYAELLRDTNVDLIDFLHTAAFHRAHLSSRSVVMGNDRAQLIAGLDALAKGEDHENVVRDTEPFQGKREPVFVFTGMGPQWWAMGQELYQSEPVYRQAVDEADSVFVDIAGFSALQEMLKDEASSQITRTEFAQPCNFLIQIGLLAVLKDAGIRPGAVVGHSVGELGSAYAAGALSLRDAMTVCYHRSRLQATCKGTGSMLAVGLSKEQVLSRIGDRSDKVSVAAVNGPSNVTIAGDADTISDIAAELTCDEIFNKLLDVEVPYHSPMMDPILDELRHALVDVRPAEPKLPLYSTVTGEIVHGITYGADYWPENVRQPVEFSTAIQSLLQSGFNTFFEIGPHPVLTTSIRDCAKAAGADCRNLHTLRRKMTEQNTLRRGVAGVHASGCQIDWLRYYPEGELIRLPNYAWQREFHWVENDRAKQDRIAPIDHPILGIQEAPGAPVYRNDFDHETVLYLRDHVVSGMPILPAAGYIEALLELAAIKHPDAKGFAVRDLLISAPMIITAERGLDSVTTYEPMNRSATIRSLENGRLGAGQVHVTAKLSGIEHFQCGQNSRESLLDLTPVTQDIEAFYRDLDSIGLSYGPAFQTIRELRRSESGDMVFTRVEVNSDLQHNLNQYLLHPTLLDACFQSLMLMLGESDTTYLPTGFDELCIYAANLPGELTCLAERVSQDDRRIECDLTLMTVDGTVVGALRGMQLTAAAKRERRDRFGDRIKRQVLRYDWTYGETLSEPKRLGHWLIVGDENEIAQTTIDQLERFGARVSGTVAFGDSFRQDGRRYILRQNSCEDAGKLMESVGDLDGIAFLHGLSSKTESEDPTGEVAIGVIVTITQAMLTHCSERPPRAYVVTQNACEVNQQDSSVEPAQSALNGFTRVAFNELEGHRFSSIDLPEHVDETVLDNLTLELLCDSEHDEVALRGSFRLHSELLDSTVLSDDLVQRCPLDEQHPVLVRPLRPDCESVGTARVVACQLPSLSPEAIQLRIDTTLVPEDLLQNQTADSISQPLVEVVATVLSVGDAVRDLSPGMRVAGFAPADLVSHRIGDRSSFFLEQINASTDAAGLLTVIEHGVRAECAATASAAQSGQLALVVADTLGFTVAMALSRRGMRVAMLCQDEARQDATLVPGVSVYSYCPEGIAQAVREQTDGVGFDLLAAPLANWQEYYGFHMIAPGGTIMDLDSVSGSVELPSQVNSIVRTDLSVLMRRRDAMSNAIGNVIKRFEAGELAPAPSLEITIADLGWQKLPLADTNAQLVLHFETDGGDLPVVTVDDLSFSPDATYLVTGGFGGFGRRTAQWLVQHGARNLVLTGRTGADTDDRCRFVDELSSLGVHVVHAACDTSDLQAVERVLQQITSNMPALKGVFHSGAVILDQPIAEMDLETLTKVMRSKALGAWNLHLLTRDLELDHFVLYSSVANLVGNSRQSAYSAANGFLNGLAHLRQQMGLPGTSVNWGAIADVGVVANDEKLEQFLRYTGLRGIQSSEALELLRIGLSRKVPQFGVTMITSWADWARFETRGSTSPRFQKLIEADSTDKDSSTKQALIEELSKLDPADQVELLGALMLEIIASVLKSDPAAIPIDKSIDQLGVDSLMATEIQMLLDTQLGLSVSVLELIGDTTIRSLAAQSAKKLNLQGQSQLTAG